The Burkholderia pyrrocinia genome includes a region encoding these proteins:
- a CDS encoding IclR family transcriptional regulator, with product MQNHEVSADDAPPKAQRGIQSVEVGGRLLDALARRRKPLGLSELAAAADLSTAQAHTYLVSLMRLALVKRDAITGNYEPGPLSLRLGLMSIERQPAYRAALPHAARLAEAVGLSVALSVPGALGPTIVRIEHGGYPLHVNLHVGSVMSLDTTATGRVFRAFGDPAQLDAMAASQAGAGDTLAGAEGAQPAPDAHAQQAELDAIRARGLERSIDRPSPGVSAMCVPVFDAHGRLQLALTVIGSTGSIEVGWDGPIAAALRDAARQATASLGAEHAEPTPAPAAGTPRVPPALADDAKAQRGINALDSTGELLLALVSAGRALPLRDLAAAAGMPAAKAFPHLVSLQKIGLLSRDDAGCFDGGPLGQALGLIAMQRVSPTRDAEAEIVALAGTTDMSVAAATLGPLGPTVIRLEESARPQHVSLQVGTVMSLVNTAIGRIFAAGMSDDVLADLLAHEPVRLAGGGAAQADDAFRARLATIRADGLDFAFDAPVPGIGTVAAPVFDHTGSIRLVIAIIGSSRGFPRGPDSDLAQTLLAATRRLSWRFGWIGR from the coding sequence GTGCAGAACCACGAAGTCAGCGCAGACGACGCGCCGCCCAAGGCGCAGCGCGGGATCCAGAGCGTCGAGGTCGGCGGCCGGCTGCTCGACGCGCTCGCGCGCCGGCGCAAGCCGCTCGGGCTGTCGGAGCTGGCGGCGGCGGCCGACCTGTCGACCGCGCAGGCGCACACCTATCTCGTCAGCCTGATGCGGCTCGCGCTCGTGAAGCGCGACGCGATCACCGGCAACTACGAGCCGGGCCCGTTGTCGCTGCGGCTCGGGCTGATGTCGATCGAGCGCCAGCCGGCCTACCGCGCGGCGCTGCCGCACGCGGCGCGGCTCGCGGAAGCGGTGGGCTTGAGCGTCGCGCTGTCGGTGCCGGGCGCGCTCGGCCCGACGATCGTGCGCATCGAGCACGGCGGCTATCCGTTGCACGTGAACCTGCACGTCGGTTCGGTGATGTCGCTCGATACGACGGCGACCGGCCGTGTGTTCCGCGCGTTCGGCGATCCCGCGCAGCTCGACGCGATGGCAGCCAGCCAGGCCGGCGCGGGCGACACGCTGGCGGGCGCCGAAGGCGCGCAGCCCGCGCCGGACGCCCACGCGCAACAGGCCGAACTCGATGCGATCCGCGCGCGCGGCCTCGAACGCAGCATCGACCGGCCGAGCCCCGGCGTCAGCGCGATGTGCGTGCCGGTATTCGACGCGCACGGGCGCCTGCAGCTCGCGTTGACGGTAATCGGTTCGACGGGGTCGATCGAGGTCGGCTGGGACGGCCCGATCGCGGCCGCACTGCGCGACGCGGCGCGGCAGGCCACCGCGTCGCTCGGCGCGGAACATGCCGAACCGACCCCCGCACCGGCGGCGGGCACACCGCGCGTGCCGCCCGCGCTGGCCGACGACGCGAAGGCGCAGCGCGGGATCAATGCGCTCGACAGCACCGGCGAGTTGCTGCTCGCGCTGGTGTCGGCGGGCCGCGCGCTGCCGCTGCGCGATCTCGCGGCGGCGGCCGGCATGCCGGCCGCGAAGGCGTTTCCGCATCTCGTCAGCCTGCAGAAGATCGGCCTGCTGAGCCGCGACGATGCCGGATGCTTCGACGGCGGCCCGCTCGGGCAGGCGCTCGGCCTGATCGCGATGCAGCGCGTTTCGCCGACGCGCGACGCGGAAGCCGAGATCGTCGCGCTGGCCGGCACGACCGACATGAGCGTGGCCGCCGCGACGCTCGGACCGCTCGGCCCGACCGTGATCCGCCTCGAGGAATCCGCGCGGCCGCAGCACGTCAGCCTGCAGGTCGGCACCGTGATGTCGCTCGTCAATACGGCGATCGGACGGATCTTCGCGGCCGGCATGTCCGACGACGTGCTGGCCGACCTGCTCGCCCACGAACCCGTGCGTCTCGCAGGCGGCGGTGCCGCGCAGGCCGACGACGCGTTCCGCGCGCGGCTCGCGACGATCCGCGCGGACGGGCTCGATTTTGCGTTCGACGCGCCGGTGCCAGGCATCGGAACGGTCGCCGCGCCCGTGTTCGATCACACCGGCAGCATCCGGCTCGTGATCGCGATCATCGGCTCATCGCGCGGCTTCCCGCGCGGGCCGGACAGCGACCTTGCGCAGACGCTGCTCGCCGCGACACGGCGGCTGTCGTGGCGGTTCGGGTGGATCGGCCGGTAA
- a CDS encoding acyl-CoA synthetase: MTQMFEAGLGRRDANYVPLTPIDFLVRTAEVYGERLAIVHGDVRRTWGETCTRAKQLASALAQAGVGRGDTVAAMLPNIPAMVEAHFGVPMAGAVLNTINTRLDVTSVLFMLRHGEAKVLIVDTEYAELAHRAALEVPGLKIVSVADAMPADPARFAGATDYEAFVASGDADYAWTPPADEWDAIALNYTSGTTGDPKGVVYHHRGAYLAAISNLLEWDMPKHAVYLWTLPMFHCNGWCFPWAVAARAGVNVCLRKFDAKTVFDLIRRERITHYCGAPIVQSAIANAPAEFREGIDHTVHAMVAGAAPAPAVIAKMKEIGFDLLHVYGLTEVYGPATVCAKQSHWDELPDEECARLNARQGVRYHLEAGATVLDPDTMAPVPADGETLGEIMFRGNICMKGYLKNPKATDEAFHGGWFHTGDLGVLTPDGYIRIKDRRKDIIISGGENISSIEVEDALYRHPAVAVAAVVAMPDPKWGEVPCAFVELREGASATEEEIVAHCRQLLASFKVPKAVRFGELPKTSTGKIQKFQLRNAVGSDKAIDLAGDKKK, encoded by the coding sequence ATGACGCAGATGTTCGAGGCCGGACTCGGCCGCCGCGACGCCAATTACGTGCCGCTCACACCGATCGACTTTCTGGTCCGGACGGCCGAAGTCTATGGCGAGCGCCTCGCGATCGTGCATGGCGACGTGCGGCGCACGTGGGGCGAAACCTGCACGCGCGCGAAGCAACTGGCGAGCGCGCTTGCGCAGGCCGGCGTCGGACGCGGCGACACCGTCGCGGCGATGCTGCCGAACATTCCCGCGATGGTCGAAGCGCACTTCGGCGTGCCGATGGCCGGCGCCGTGCTCAACACGATCAACACGCGGCTCGACGTGACGTCGGTGCTGTTCATGCTGCGTCACGGCGAGGCGAAGGTGCTGATCGTCGACACCGAATATGCGGAGCTCGCGCACCGCGCGGCGCTCGAGGTACCGGGCCTGAAGATCGTCAGCGTCGCCGACGCGATGCCGGCCGATCCTGCGCGCTTCGCGGGCGCGACCGACTATGAAGCATTCGTCGCAAGCGGCGACGCCGACTACGCATGGACACCGCCCGCCGACGAATGGGACGCGATCGCGCTGAACTACACGTCCGGCACGACCGGCGACCCGAAGGGCGTGGTCTACCACCATCGCGGCGCGTATCTCGCGGCGATCAGCAACCTCCTCGAATGGGACATGCCGAAGCACGCGGTGTATTTGTGGACGCTGCCGATGTTCCACTGCAACGGCTGGTGCTTCCCGTGGGCGGTCGCGGCGCGCGCGGGCGTGAACGTCTGCCTGCGCAAGTTCGACGCGAAGACCGTGTTCGACCTGATTCGCCGCGAACGCATCACGCACTATTGCGGCGCGCCGATCGTGCAGAGTGCGATCGCGAACGCGCCGGCCGAATTCCGCGAAGGCATCGACCACACGGTGCACGCGATGGTCGCGGGTGCGGCGCCCGCGCCGGCGGTGATCGCGAAGATGAAGGAGATCGGCTTCGACCTGCTGCACGTGTACGGGCTGACCGAGGTCTATGGCCCTGCGACCGTGTGCGCGAAGCAGTCGCACTGGGACGAACTGCCCGATGAAGAGTGTGCGCGGCTCAATGCACGACAGGGCGTGCGCTACCACCTCGAAGCGGGGGCGACGGTGCTCGATCCCGACACGATGGCGCCGGTGCCGGCCGACGGCGAGACGCTCGGCGAGATCATGTTCCGCGGCAACATCTGCATGAAGGGTTACCTGAAGAACCCGAAGGCGACCGACGAGGCGTTCCACGGCGGCTGGTTCCATACGGGCGATCTCGGCGTGCTGACGCCGGACGGCTACATCCGCATCAAGGACCGTCGCAAGGACATCATCATTTCGGGTGGCGAGAACATCTCGAGCATCGAGGTCGAGGACGCGCTGTACCGGCATCCGGCCGTCGCCGTTGCGGCCGTCGTCGCGATGCCCGACCCGAAATGGGGCGAGGTGCCGTGCGCGTTCGTCGAGCTGCGCGAAGGCGCGAGCGCGACCGAGGAGGAGATCGTCGCGCACTGCCGGCAACTGCTCGCGAGCTTCAAGGTGCCGAAGGCCGTGCGCTTCGGCGAGTTGCCGAAGACCTCGACCGGCAAGATCCAGAAGTTCCAGCTGCGCAATGCGGTCGGATCGGACAAGGCGATCGACCTGGCGGGCGACAAGAAGAAGTAG
- a CDS encoding MBL fold metallo-hydrolase — protein sequence MAKAFASQADLEEKKVTWTKLSENAYAYTAEGDPNSGVIIGDDSVLIVDTTATPAMAQDLIAKIRSVTDKPIKHVVLSHYHAVRVLGASAYFDEGAQHVIASRGTYEMIVERGEADMKSEIERFPRLFAGVETVPGLTWPTLVFEREITLFLGKLEVKIMHVGSGHTKGDTIVWLPSQKVLFSGDLVEYDAACYCGDAQLEQWPATLEALRALGAEKLVPGRGPALLNPAEVDKGLDYTKDFVTTLLAQGRKAVERNLDLKASMALTREAMDPKFGHVFIYEHCLPFDVSRAFDEASGIAHPRIWTAQRDKDMWAALQD from the coding sequence ATGGCCAAAGCATTCGCCTCCCAAGCCGATCTGGAAGAGAAGAAAGTCACCTGGACGAAGCTGTCCGAGAACGCGTACGCGTACACCGCCGAAGGCGACCCGAACTCGGGCGTGATCATCGGCGACGACAGCGTGCTGATCGTCGACACGACCGCGACGCCCGCGATGGCGCAGGACCTGATCGCGAAGATCCGCAGCGTGACCGACAAGCCGATCAAGCACGTGGTGCTGTCGCACTACCACGCGGTGCGCGTGCTTGGCGCATCCGCGTATTTCGACGAAGGCGCGCAGCACGTGATCGCGAGCCGCGGCACGTACGAGATGATCGTCGAGCGCGGCGAGGCCGACATGAAGTCGGAGATCGAACGCTTCCCGCGGCTGTTCGCCGGCGTCGAGACGGTGCCCGGCCTGACCTGGCCGACGCTCGTGTTCGAGCGCGAGATCACGCTGTTCCTCGGCAAGCTCGAAGTGAAGATCATGCATGTCGGCTCGGGCCACACCAAGGGCGACACGATCGTCTGGCTGCCGTCGCAGAAGGTGCTGTTCTCGGGCGATCTCGTCGAATACGACGCCGCGTGCTACTGCGGCGACGCGCAGCTCGAACAGTGGCCGGCCACGCTCGAGGCGCTGCGCGCGCTCGGCGCCGAGAAGCTCGTGCCGGGCCGCGGCCCCGCGCTGCTGAATCCGGCCGAGGTCGACAAGGGCCTCGACTACACGAAGGATTTCGTCACGACGCTGCTCGCGCAGGGCCGCAAGGCCGTCGAGCGCAATCTCGACCTGAAGGCATCGATGGCGCTCACGCGCGAAGCGATGGATCCGAAGTTCGGTCACGTGTTCATCTACGAGCACTGCTTGCCGTTCGACGTGTCGCGCGCGTTCGACGAGGCGAGCGGCATCGCGCATCCGCGCATCTGGACTGCGCAGCGCGACAAGGACATGTGGGCCGCGCTGCAGGACTAA
- a CDS encoding MFS transporter, whose protein sequence is MSAPLQAAAAPAVASGAGSTDDDALYRRIGARIVPFLFVCYIVSILDRSNIGFAQLQMRQDLGLTDAMYSLGAVLFFVGYVLFEVPSNALLRRFGARRTFARIMFLWGAVSVAMITVDSAKHFYVLRFLLGLFEAGFFPGVVFYLTYWYPARRRASVLSIFYAGVAVAGMVGGLLSGWLMRGMSGVLGLHGWQWMFAIEGAPAILLGVIAWFWLCDRPEHAHWLSDADRQRLAADLAADRGGAGAPAPHSLRQVLAEPRTYLFAFIYFSLTTALLMLLFWMPLMIREFGIHDVVRISLLSVVPNAVGAAGLIAIARRSDRKRERRRHFAACAFGGAVALALLTLHLPSIVAMMALLSVAAMLIFAAHPVFWAVPSAYFSGAGAAGGIALISSIGVSSGMITPWLIGLIRTRTGSMDPAMLMIAALLAACAVAMLLGVPRGDAVARAEAQHR, encoded by the coding sequence ATGTCAGCCCCTCTTCAAGCGGCCGCCGCGCCTGCCGTCGCGTCCGGTGCCGGTTCAACGGACGACGACGCGCTGTACCGCCGAATCGGCGCGCGGATCGTGCCGTTCCTGTTCGTCTGCTACATCGTGTCGATCCTCGATCGCAGCAACATCGGCTTCGCCCAGTTGCAGATGCGACAGGATCTCGGCCTGACCGACGCGATGTACAGCCTCGGCGCGGTGCTGTTCTTCGTCGGCTACGTGCTGTTCGAGGTGCCGAGCAACGCGCTGCTGCGCCGCTTCGGCGCGCGCCGTACGTTCGCGCGGATCATGTTCCTGTGGGGCGCCGTGTCGGTCGCGATGATTACCGTCGACAGCGCGAAGCATTTCTACGTGCTGCGCTTCCTGCTCGGGCTGTTCGAGGCCGGGTTCTTCCCGGGCGTGGTGTTCTACCTGACGTACTGGTATCCGGCGCGGCGGCGCGCGTCGGTGCTGTCGATCTTCTATGCGGGCGTCGCGGTGGCCGGGATGGTCGGCGGGCTGCTGTCGGGCTGGCTCATGCGCGGCATGTCGGGCGTGCTCGGGCTGCACGGCTGGCAATGGATGTTCGCGATCGAGGGCGCGCCCGCGATCCTGCTCGGCGTGATCGCGTGGTTCTGGCTGTGCGATCGTCCCGAGCACGCGCACTGGCTGTCCGACGCCGACCGGCAACGGCTCGCGGCCGATCTGGCCGCCGACCGCGGCGGTGCGGGCGCGCCTGCGCCGCATTCGCTGCGGCAGGTGCTGGCCGAACCGCGCACCTACCTGTTCGCGTTCATCTATTTCTCGCTGACCACCGCGCTGCTGATGCTGCTGTTCTGGATGCCGCTGATGATCCGCGAATTCGGCATCCACGATGTCGTGCGGATCAGCCTGCTGTCGGTCGTGCCGAACGCGGTCGGCGCGGCCGGCCTGATCGCGATCGCGCGGCGCTCGGATCGCAAGCGCGAACGGCGCCGGCACTTCGCCGCCTGCGCGTTCGGCGGCGCGGTTGCGCTCGCGCTGCTGACGCTGCACCTGCCGAGCATCGTCGCGATGATGGCGCTGCTGTCGGTCGCGGCGATGCTGATCTTCGCCGCGCATCCGGTGTTCTGGGCCGTGCCGTCCGCGTATTTCTCGGGTGCCGGCGCGGCGGGCGGGATCGCGCTGATCAGCAGCATCGGCGTGTCGAGCGGGATGATTACGCCCTGGCTGATCGGGCTGATCCGCACCAGAACCGGCAGCATGGACCCGGCGATGCTGATGATCGCGGCACTGCTGGCAGCGTGCGCGGTCGCGATGCTGCTGGGCGTGCCGCGCGGAGACGCGGTCGCGCGGGCGGAAGCTCAGCATCGATAG
- a CDS encoding LysE family translocator, translating to MSFRLYLSFLAASVVLIYAPGPVNLLTLNQALRTGWRRALPCVWGGTLAVLLQLVLTALCLNSLVHLDEHALTVLRWAGAAYLVWLGVKQWLNRAPATAPAASAEAGAAIAVPDTDTGRALFWRGVATSGLNPKTLLFFPSFFPQFISPNADWSLNLQYLLLAATFALLFAGGVASMALFSHRLSRALQRPARMRAMNRVTGGLLVGMGAIMVGWN from the coding sequence ATGTCGTTCAGGCTTTATCTGTCGTTCCTCGCTGCTTCCGTCGTTCTCATCTACGCGCCCGGCCCCGTCAACCTGCTCACGTTGAACCAGGCGCTGCGCACCGGCTGGCGCCGCGCGCTGCCATGCGTGTGGGGCGGCACGCTCGCCGTGCTGCTGCAACTCGTGCTGACCGCGCTGTGCCTGAATTCGCTGGTCCACCTCGACGAGCACGCGCTCACCGTGCTGCGCTGGGCCGGCGCCGCGTATCTCGTGTGGCTCGGCGTCAAGCAATGGCTCAATCGTGCGCCGGCAACCGCCCCCGCCGCATCGGCCGAAGCCGGGGCCGCGATCGCCGTGCCGGACACCGACACCGGACGTGCACTGTTCTGGCGCGGTGTCGCGACGTCGGGCCTGAATCCGAAGACGCTGCTGTTCTTTCCGTCGTTCTTTCCGCAGTTCATCAGCCCGAACGCCGACTGGAGCCTGAATCTTCAATACCTGCTGCTCGCCGCGACGTTCGCGCTGCTGTTCGCGGGCGGCGTCGCGTCGATGGCGCTGTTCTCGCACCGGCTGAGCCGCGCGTTGCAGCGGCCGGCGCGGATGCGCGCGATGAACCGCGTGACGGGCGGGCTGCTCGTCGGGATGGGGGCGATCATGGTCGGCTGGAACTGA
- a CDS encoding MFS transporter — protein MPQSLPAEATLAHASVSASTSASASADALLFRKIAWRIVPFLFLCYVVSFLDRINIGFAQLQMKHDLGFSDAMYGLGAAVFYVGYVFCEVPSNMLLARFGARRTFTRIMLLWGIASTGMMFVSQPSHFYVMRFLLGVFEAGFFPGIVLYLTYWFPANRRAAAISVFFAGVAVAGVLGGLMSGWIMRDMSGVLGLHGWQWMFAIEGAPAILLAFAAFTFLVDRPQDAAWLTSDEKARVAALCADGRGHGGAHDGRSVAAALANPRVYLFAFIYFSLTCASLTLNFWMPLMIRDFGVTDVVAVSLYTVVPNAVGAVGLILIARRSDRTGERRKHFACCTIGGGLALAALTLHLHSFAAMLACLSIAATLIFAALPIFWAVPTRYLSGNAAAAGIALISSIGITSGIVSPWVIGMIRTRTGSMDLAVYVLAALLFASGAALMLGVKGEGAPRD, from the coding sequence ATGCCCCAATCGCTTCCCGCCGAAGCGACGCTCGCGCACGCGAGCGTTTCGGCGTCGACTTCCGCATCGGCATCCGCCGACGCGCTGCTGTTCCGCAAGATCGCGTGGCGGATCGTCCCGTTCCTGTTCCTCTGCTACGTCGTGTCGTTCCTCGACCGCATCAACATCGGCTTCGCTCAGTTGCAGATGAAGCACGATCTCGGCTTCAGCGACGCGATGTACGGCCTCGGCGCCGCGGTGTTCTACGTCGGCTACGTATTCTGCGAAGTGCCGAGCAACATGCTGCTCGCGCGTTTCGGCGCGCGTCGCACCTTCACGCGGATCATGCTGCTGTGGGGTATCGCGTCGACAGGGATGATGTTCGTGTCGCAGCCGTCGCATTTCTATGTGATGCGCTTCCTGCTCGGCGTGTTCGAAGCCGGTTTCTTTCCCGGCATCGTGCTGTACCTGACCTACTGGTTCCCGGCGAACCGGCGCGCGGCGGCGATCTCGGTGTTCTTCGCGGGCGTCGCGGTGGCCGGCGTGCTCGGCGGCCTGATGTCGGGCTGGATCATGCGCGACATGAGCGGCGTGCTCGGGCTGCACGGCTGGCAGTGGATGTTCGCGATCGAAGGTGCACCGGCGATCCTGCTCGCGTTCGCCGCGTTCACGTTCCTCGTCGACCGGCCGCAGGACGCCGCGTGGCTGACGTCCGACGAAAAGGCGCGCGTCGCCGCGCTGTGCGCGGACGGTCGCGGGCACGGCGGCGCGCATGACGGGCGCAGCGTCGCGGCCGCGCTCGCGAACCCGCGCGTGTACCTGTTCGCGTTCATCTATTTCTCGCTGACTTGCGCGTCGCTGACGCTCAACTTCTGGATGCCGCTGATGATCCGCGACTTCGGCGTGACCGACGTCGTCGCCGTGAGCCTCTACACGGTCGTGCCGAACGCGGTCGGGGCGGTGGGGCTGATCCTGATCGCGCGCCGCTCGGACCGCACCGGCGAGCGCCGCAAGCACTTCGCGTGCTGCACGATCGGCGGCGGGCTCGCGCTCGCGGCGCTGACGCTGCACCTGCACAGCTTCGCGGCGATGCTTGCGTGCCTGTCGATCGCGGCGACGCTGATTTTTGCCGCGCTGCCGATCTTCTGGGCCGTGCCGACCCGTTACCTGTCCGGCAACGCGGCCGCGGCCGGGATCGCGTTGATCAGCAGCATCGGGATCACGAGCGGCATCGTCAGCCCGTGGGTGATCGGGATGATCCGCACGCGCACGGGCAGCATGGATCTCGCCGTGTATGTGCTGGCCGCGCTGCTGTTTGCCAGCGGCGCCGCGCTGATGCTCGGCGTGAAAGGCGAAGGCGCGCCGCGCGACTGA
- a CDS encoding YqaA family protein — protein MSELLTYGGLFAVSMVAATLLPLQSEAVLAGLLLAAREPVWALVLVASIGNVAGSVINWALGRGIEHFRERRWFPVKPSALARAERWYARYSRWSLLLSWAPVVGDPLTMIAGVLREPLPTFLAIVTIAKVGRYLAVAWLVVH, from the coding sequence ATGTCCGAATTGCTCACTTACGGCGGCCTGTTCGCCGTGTCGATGGTCGCCGCGACCCTGTTGCCGCTGCAGTCCGAAGCCGTGCTCGCCGGCCTGCTGCTCGCCGCCCGCGAACCCGTATGGGCGCTGGTGCTCGTCGCGAGCATCGGCAACGTCGCCGGCTCCGTGATCAACTGGGCGCTCGGGCGCGGCATCGAGCACTTCCGCGAGCGCCGCTGGTTTCCGGTCAAGCCGTCCGCGCTCGCGCGCGCCGAGCGCTGGTATGCGCGCTACAGCCGCTGGTCGCTGCTGCTGAGCTGGGCGCCGGTAGTCGGCGATCCGCTGACGATGATCGCCGGCGTGCTGCGCGAGCCGCTGCCGACCTTTCTGGCGATCGTCACGATCGCGAAGGTCGGCCGCTACCTGGCCGTCGCGTGGCTCGTCGTGCATTGA
- a CDS encoding Lrp/AsnC family transcriptional regulator: protein MATRERSPKSLDNQDRKILGALQKNARLSNAELAEQIGMSTTACWNRTRQLEVDGYIDGYVALVNQRMLGYADIVILEVTLDRHEDDALARFGSELAALPEVLEAYLVSGEYDYWIKVAVDGTAGYERFLREKLYRISSIRHSRSMFALRCMKDVPSIQV from the coding sequence ATGGCTACCCGCGAACGCTCGCCGAAATCCCTCGACAATCAGGACCGCAAGATCCTCGGGGCATTGCAGAAAAATGCGCGCCTGTCGAACGCCGAACTGGCCGAACAGATCGGCATGTCGACGACCGCGTGCTGGAACCGCACGCGGCAGCTCGAAGTCGACGGCTACATCGACGGTTACGTCGCGCTGGTCAACCAGCGCATGCTCGGCTACGCGGATATCGTGATCCTCGAAGTCACGCTCGATCGCCACGAGGACGATGCGCTTGCGCGTTTCGGTTCGGAACTGGCAGCGTTGCCCGAAGTGCTCGAGGCGTATCTCGTGTCGGGTGAATACGACTACTGGATCAAGGTTGCCGTGGACGGCACGGCCGGCTACGAGCGGTTCCTGCGCGAAAAGCTGTACAGGATCTCGAGCATCCGTCACAGCCGCTCGATGTTCGCGCTGCGCTGCATGAAGGACGTGCCGTCGATTCAGGTGTGA
- a CDS encoding sensor domain-containing diguanylate cyclase yields MRFRMFTTETGNAPASPPVFPRVSAGHPPDPPPLPELETVCRVARAHFGAAGACIAQIDAGVGTPRLLASDGILPATLPPDLFHPPTEPDSSPGRRCFARRLRNSAPAPVSANPDGTPHPICLITACELTAPDGAPFGALCIADDTDRTLDTAQRTVLRDLAALAERTIARATTEAALHARLHLVEEHSTLTTLALTESGTGVWNRNVETGEIHYSPAWKAMLGYAPHELSNRIEDAYERLHPDDIDDVKAAMLAHFERRTDSYEVEHRVRCKDGSYKWICSRGKVISRDGHGRALRMVGTTTDITALLELAARLRDSAALITDLTDQVPGLVFQLRQAADGHRFFSYASAGVSDIYELTPEQIARSAEAVETRIHPADLLAYRQSLQASSARLTPWRLEYRVLLPGQGLRWREGDARPQRMADGGTVWHGFITDATDRKHIEAELHRMATTDHLTQLSNRHAFMRQSETALRDVRATGRPAAVLMLDLDHFKALNDRWGHPLGDRALRHFARLLLAETGPDGIVGRVGGEEFAIVLPRSDLDTALAFARRVQQRAMQAQLMYEDQQVTLTVSIGIDAMRESDFGAYQPLSRADKALYLAKDRGRNRIEVYRA; encoded by the coding sequence ATGCGGTTTCGTATGTTCACCACCGAGACCGGCAACGCGCCCGCCTCTCCGCCCGTCTTCCCGCGCGTATCGGCCGGCCATCCACCGGATCCCCCGCCGCTGCCCGAGCTGGAAACCGTGTGCCGCGTGGCGCGCGCGCATTTCGGCGCAGCCGGCGCATGCATCGCGCAGATCGACGCCGGGGTCGGCACGCCGCGCTTGCTGGCGTCCGACGGCATCCTGCCCGCCACGCTGCCGCCTGACCTCTTCCATCCGCCGACCGAACCGGATTCGTCGCCGGGGCGACGCTGCTTCGCACGCCGCCTGCGCAACAGCGCCCCTGCGCCGGTCTCGGCGAACCCTGACGGAACACCGCACCCGATCTGCCTGATCACCGCCTGCGAACTGACCGCGCCCGACGGCGCGCCCTTCGGCGCGCTGTGCATCGCGGACGACACCGACCGAACGCTCGACACCGCGCAGCGCACTGTCCTGCGCGACCTCGCCGCGCTGGCCGAACGCACGATCGCCCGCGCCACCACGGAAGCCGCGCTGCACGCGCGGCTCCACCTCGTCGAGGAACACAGCACGCTGACGACGCTCGCACTGACCGAAAGCGGCACCGGCGTGTGGAACCGCAACGTGGAAACCGGCGAGATCCATTACTCGCCGGCCTGGAAGGCGATGCTCGGTTACGCGCCGCACGAGCTGAGCAACCGGATCGAGGATGCGTACGAACGGCTGCATCCGGACGATATCGACGACGTGAAGGCGGCGATGCTCGCGCACTTCGAGCGCCGCACCGACAGCTACGAGGTCGAGCACCGCGTCCGCTGCAAGGACGGGTCGTACAAATGGATCTGCAGCCGCGGCAAGGTGATCAGCCGCGACGGCCATGGCCGTGCGCTGCGCATGGTCGGCACGACCACCGACATCACGGCGCTGCTCGAACTCGCCGCGCGGCTGCGCGACTCGGCCGCGCTCATCACGGATCTCACCGACCAGGTTCCCGGGCTCGTCTTCCAGTTGCGGCAGGCGGCGGACGGGCACCGCTTCTTTTCCTATGCGAGTGCGGGTGTCAGCGACATCTACGAACTGACGCCCGAGCAGATCGCCCGCAGCGCGGAGGCGGTCGAGACCCGGATCCATCCGGCCGACCTGCTCGCCTATCGTCAGTCGCTGCAAGCGTCGTCGGCGCGACTGACGCCGTGGCGCCTCGAATATCGCGTGCTGCTGCCCGGCCAGGGCCTGCGATGGCGCGAAGGCGATGCGCGCCCGCAACGCATGGCCGACGGCGGCACCGTCTGGCACGGCTTCATCACCGACGCGACCGACCGCAAGCACATCGAGGCCGAACTGCACCGGATGGCGACGACCGATCATCTGACGCAACTGTCGAACCGCCACGCGTTCATGCGGCAAAGCGAAACCGCGCTGCGCGACGTGCGCGCGACCGGCCGGCCCGCCGCGGTGCTGATGCTCGATCTCGATCACTTCAAGGCGCTGAACGACCGCTGGGGCCACCCGCTCGGCGATCGGGCGCTCCGGCATTTCGCGCGGCTGCTGCTCGCGGAAACCGGGCCGGACGGCATCGTCGGCCGGGTCGGCGGCGAGGAATTCGCGATCGTGCTGCCGAGATCGGATCTCGATACGGCGCTGGCATTTGCGCGGCGTGTGCAGCAGCGCGCCATGCAAGCGCAGCTCATGTACGAGGATCAGCAGGTCACGCTGACCGTCAGCATCGGCATCGACGCGATGCGGGAGTCGGACTTCGGCGCTTACCAGCCGCTGTCCCGCGCCGACAAGGCGCTCTATCTCGCGAAGGACCGCGGCCGCAACCGGATCGAGGTGTATCGGGCGTAG